The following coding sequences lie in one bacterium genomic window:
- a CDS encoding class I SAM-dependent methyltransferase: MKKVDECVACASKQIINFKAFISPFIAERIWGNNISDINLSWCKNCDFAFYNPRLEENEARVLYKNYRDKDYQQQRYKHEPYYTSKINDLIGNNETEIANRKANLFRILNKNIDISEIKNILDFGGDKGQFIIDEAADANKFVFEISGVKPLDNIVKLNNYNECKKHSYDLIMCCHVLEHVPYPSEIIQNIKDLSNKNTVLYIEIPLEFPFVYDNLSRFKKIIRSISFLNPFLSNLEEAFNKRKALLIDNQDDLKNSGYINKIFSDIPKYINKILSLSRFYMNEHINFFTPKSLEKILEINGFDNISTEIKEIDCGWINYKAICCLAKISNK, from the coding sequence GTGAAGAAAGTTGATGAGTGTGTTGCTTGTGCTTCAAAACAAATAATAAATTTTAAAGCCTTTATTTCTCCTTTCATAGCCGAAAGAATATGGGGAAATAACATTTCAGATATTAATTTGTCATGGTGCAAAAACTGTGATTTTGCTTTTTACAATCCAAGATTAGAAGAAAATGAAGCCCGAGTCTTGTATAAAAATTACAGGGATAAAGATTATCAGCAGCAGCGCTACAAGCATGAGCCTTATTATACAAGCAAAATTAACGATTTAATCGGAAATAATGAAACTGAAATTGCAAACAGAAAAGCTAATCTTTTCAGGATACTTAATAAAAATATTGATATTTCCGAAATTAAAAATATATTGGATTTTGGGGGAGATAAAGGGCAATTTATCATTGATGAAGCGGCTGATGCAAATAAATTTGTTTTTGAAATCTCGGGAGTTAAGCCGCTTGATAATATTGTTAAACTCAACAACTATAATGAGTGTAAAAAACATAGCTATGACTTGATAATGTGCTGTCATGTGCTTGAACATGTGCCTTATCCTTCCGAAATAATACAAAATATTAAAGACTTATCGAATAAAAATACGGTTTTATATATTGAAATTCCTCTGGAGTTTCCTTTTGTTTACGACAACCTTTCTCGATTTAAAAAAATTATCAGGAGCATTTCTTTCTTAAATCCTTTTCTTTCCAATCTGGAAGAAGCTTTCAACAAACGCAAAGCTCTATTAATCGACAATCAAGATGATTTAAAAAATTCCGGATACATAAATAAAATTTTTTCTGATATTCCAAAATATATAAATAAAATTTTGTCTTTAAGCAGGTTTTATATGAATGAGCATATTAATTTTTTCACACCAAAATCATTAGAAAAAATATTGGAGATTAACGGCTTTGATAATATTTCAACCGAAATAAAAGAAATAGACTGCGGCTGGATAAATTATAAAGCGATATGCTGTTTAGCCAAAATTTCTAACAAATAG